The Syntrophorhabdaceae bacterium genome has a window encoding:
- a CDS encoding putative zinc-binding protein produces MLEEKDTCCGASMKTLILACSGRSNVGQVANNVMIEMDKRGVGNAFCLAGVGADLSGFVESARAGRTILIDGCPVGCGKKMFEKHGITPSRYFVATELGIEKTNAFDKLTEETGKALDQIIVNI; encoded by the coding sequence ATGTTGGAAGAAAAAGATACATGCTGCGGCGCGAGCATGAAGACCCTTATCCTGGCGTGCTCCGGCCGTTCGAATGTGGGCCAGGTGGCGAACAATGTAATGATCGAGATGGACAAGAGGGGCGTGGGGAACGCATTTTGCCTTGCCGGAGTGGGCGCAGACCTGTCGGGATTTGTGGAGAGCGCCAGGGCGGGCAGGACCATCCTTATCGACGGGTGCCCGGTGGGCTGTGGCAAGAAAATGTTCGAGAAGCACGGAATAACGCCGTCGCGCTACTTTGTGGCCACCGAATTGGGCATCGAGAAGACGAATGCCTTCGACAAGCTCACCGAGGAGACCGGGAAAGCCCTGGACCAGATTATAGTAAACATCTGA
- a CDS encoding efflux RND transporter periplasmic adaptor subunit → MSSEKDRSAEQFNPTTTATPPSRSPGRFRGAVAMIAVLVIIGVAVGLIPRLHQRAELRAETKALSVPTVAVVSPKPGQSTSDLALPAEVKALVEAPIYARTNGYLKQRLVDIGSQVKAGQLLAEIDAPELNQELARARAQFDQAEAALGLSKVTSERWAGLLKTASVSEQENAEKQADFKLKTASAEFARAEVRRLEKLQSFTRITAPFAGAVTVRNIDTGDLIVAGSGKELFHLAQTGKVRVFVQVPQAMARGIRPGQTAEMTVSELPGRTFKPKVIRTAGVMSSDSRTLLVELELDNPKGEIIAGGYAQVRFTEAKMEAAITLPSNTVLFRPEGPRVGVVQPDGKVELRAVKLGRDFGQIIEILAGVSPKDRVIVNPSDSLAAGAAVSVVQAGNKEKVR, encoded by the coding sequence ATGAGTTCCGAAAAAGACAGATCCGCAGAACAATTTAACCCGACCACCACAGCGACCCCGCCCAGCCGCTCGCCGGGCAGGTTCCGGGGCGCCGTGGCGATGATAGCGGTGTTGGTGATCATCGGCGTCGCGGTCGGTCTCATACCGCGGCTTCACCAGCGCGCCGAGCTGCGAGCCGAGACGAAGGCTCTTTCCGTTCCCACCGTTGCCGTGGTTTCACCCAAACCGGGCCAATCCACATCCGACCTGGCCCTGCCTGCCGAGGTGAAAGCGTTGGTCGAAGCACCGATTTACGCCCGTACCAACGGGTATCTCAAACAGCGGCTGGTCGACATCGGAAGCCAGGTCAAGGCAGGACAGCTTCTGGCCGAGATCGACGCGCCGGAGCTCAACCAGGAGCTCGCCCGCGCCCGGGCCCAGTTCGATCAGGCTGAGGCAGCCCTCGGGCTTTCGAAGGTTACCTCGGAGCGATGGGCGGGTCTATTGAAGACCGCGAGTGTCAGCGAACAGGAAAACGCCGAAAAACAGGCCGATTTCAAGCTCAAGACAGCCAGCGCGGAGTTTGCCCGCGCCGAGGTCAGGCGTCTCGAGAAGCTGCAGTCCTTTACCCGGATAACCGCGCCATTTGCGGGCGCCGTCACGGTTCGCAACATCGATACGGGTGATCTCATCGTCGCGGGGTCCGGGAAGGAGCTCTTCCACCTCGCCCAGACGGGGAAGGTTCGCGTATTCGTTCAGGTCCCCCAGGCGATGGCCCGGGGAATCAGGCCGGGCCAGACCGCGGAGATGACTGTTTCAGAGCTCCCCGGGCGCACGTTCAAGCCCAAGGTGATCCGCACCGCGGGCGTCATGTCCTCCGACTCCAGGACGCTCCTTGTGGAGCTTGAACTGGATAATCCGAAGGGCGAGATCATAGCGGGCGGCTATGCCCAGGTGCGGTTCACGGAGGCGAAAATGGAAGCCGCCATTACGCTCCCGTCGAATACGGTCCTTTTTCGCCCTGAGGGGCCGCGGGTGGGTGTCGTGCAGCCTGACGGCAAAGTCGAGCTGCGCGCAGTGAAGCTCGGGCGCGATTTCGGGCAAATCATTGAAATACTGGCAGGCGTGAGCCCAAAGGACAGGGTCATCGTCAACCCCTCGGATTCCCTTGCGGCCGGTGCGGCAGTGTCGGTTGTCCAGGCCGGGAACAAGGAGAAGGTCCGATGA
- a CDS encoding cytochrome c biogenesis protein CcdA: MIEQLFITLNSAVEGTPAFALSGAFLWGVLSMVLSPCHLSSIPLVVGFIDEQGRIATKRAFFISLLFSAGLMVSIAAIGIITAMAGRMMGDVGRYGNYFVAAVFFLVALHLFDLIPMPWSGPGRIGMTRKGTFAAFILGLIFGVALGPCTFAYMAPMLTITFQLAATKLWYGILLLLAYAVGHCSIIVLAGTFTELVQRYLNWNEKSKGPLVVKRVCGAFVVLGGIYLIYTTV, encoded by the coding sequence ATGATCGAGCAACTCTTCATCACGCTCAATTCCGCAGTCGAGGGAACACCCGCCTTTGCCCTTTCCGGCGCATTCCTCTGGGGCGTCCTCAGCATGGTCTTAAGCCCCTGCCACCTTTCGAGCATCCCTCTCGTCGTGGGGTTCATCGACGAACAAGGCCGTATCGCGACAAAAAGGGCCTTTTTCATTTCTCTCCTCTTCTCCGCGGGACTCATGGTGAGCATCGCGGCGATCGGCATAATCACCGCCATGGCGGGGCGCATGATGGGTGATGTGGGCCGGTACGGAAACTACTTTGTCGCGGCAGTTTTCTTTTTGGTTGCCCTCCATCTCTTCGACCTCATCCCCATGCCCTGGTCCGGTCCCGGACGAATCGGGATGACGCGGAAAGGGACATTCGCCGCCTTCATTCTCGGGCTCATCTTCGGCGTCGCCCTGGGCCCTTGCACCTTTGCATACATGGCGCCCATGCTGACCATCACCTTCCAGCTCGCCGCCACGAAGCTATGGTACGGGATTCTTCTCCTTCTGGCTTATGCGGTCGGCCACTGCTCCATTATCGTGCTGGCAGGAACCTTCACGGAGCTGGTCCAACGATACCTGAACTGGAATGAAAAGTCGAAAGGGCCTCTCGTGGTGAAAAGGGTGTGCGGCGCCTTTGTGGTTCTTGGCGGAATTTATTTGATCTATACAACCGTCTGA
- a CDS encoding efflux transporter outer membrane subunit, whose product MKTIRRFVYPRATGRAMAAFPGLIMVVVAVALSSCAVGPDYIRPESTTVPPAYTGISDEWKVAVPQAHLPRGNWWEIFGDPELNRLEAEAADANQDLKAAYARFNQARAVVDVASSGLFPRLSASFLPVEQRDSENRPVGGRPGQTYDTFTLPFDLSYELDLWGRVRRTIESTTAQMQAGADDVESVRLAMQAEVAADYFAIRALDSDKALLLSSIRVFRKSLELVRSRRAGGMISDLDVAQSETVLQNTEALLPDNAIQRAKFEHALAVLIGKNASLFRVAERPLDLNPFVIPPDVPSELLERRPDVAAAERRVAAANANIGVAKAAFFPTIKLGASGGYQTGDLNANRNMSNLFYGSSLFWSIGPSVTLPLFQGGQLLAGLNQAKAAYEETVARYRQTVLAAFADVENNLAAEHLLAAQYDKLAAASKSGRRQLEIANNRYDAGLVTYLDVATAENTWLGIERSATRLRGQQLVAVVSLIKSLGGGWQGADRNGRGF is encoded by the coding sequence ATGAAGACAATACGACGTTTCGTCTATCCCAGGGCGACAGGCCGCGCGATGGCTGCATTTCCGGGGTTGATAATGGTGGTCGTCGCAGTGGCGCTCAGCAGCTGCGCGGTCGGTCCGGATTACATACGTCCGGAATCGACAACTGTCCCTCCCGCGTACACGGGGATCTCCGACGAGTGGAAGGTCGCGGTCCCCCAGGCGCACCTGCCCAGGGGCAACTGGTGGGAAATCTTCGGCGACCCGGAGCTGAACCGGCTTGAAGCCGAGGCCGCTGACGCCAATCAGGACCTGAAGGCGGCCTATGCCCGTTTCAATCAGGCCCGTGCCGTGGTCGATGTGGCGAGCTCCGGTCTTTTCCCCCGTCTCTCTGCCTCCTTCTTGCCGGTCGAGCAGCGCGACTCGGAAAACAGGCCCGTCGGAGGCAGACCGGGTCAGACCTACGATACATTCACGCTGCCCTTTGACCTGAGCTATGAGCTCGATCTCTGGGGACGGGTGAGGCGCACTATCGAATCCACAACCGCTCAAATGCAGGCCGGGGCGGACGACGTCGAGTCGGTGAGACTTGCCATGCAGGCGGAAGTGGCTGCCGACTATTTCGCGATCCGCGCCCTGGATTCGGACAAGGCCCTCCTCCTTTCGAGCATCAGGGTCTTTCGCAAATCGCTGGAGCTGGTCCGCAGCCGAAGGGCGGGCGGCATGATTTCGGACCTCGATGTGGCACAGTCGGAGACCGTACTTCAGAACACGGAAGCCCTGTTGCCCGATAACGCCATACAGCGGGCAAAATTCGAACATGCCTTGGCCGTGCTCATCGGGAAGAACGCATCACTTTTCCGTGTGGCGGAGCGCCCTCTCGACCTTAATCCCTTCGTTATTCCGCCCGATGTGCCGTCGGAGCTGCTTGAGCGCAGGCCCGATGTAGCCGCCGCGGAGCGCCGCGTGGCCGCAGCGAACGCCAATATCGGCGTTGCCAAGGCAGCATTTTTCCCCACTATCAAGCTCGGCGCATCAGGCGGATACCAAACGGGAGATCTGAACGCAAATAGAAACATGAGTAACCTGTTTTATGGCTCCAGCCTGTTCTGGTCGATTGGGCCATCCGTGACGCTCCCCCTGTTCCAAGGGGGCCAGCTCCTGGCCGGACTCAATCAGGCGAAGGCTGCCTACGAAGAAACCGTCGCCCGCTATCGTCAGACCGTGCTTGCCGCTTTTGCGGACGTAGAAAACAACCTCGCTGCCGAGCATCTGCTGGCTGCCCAGTACGACAAGCTGGCAGCAGCGTCGAAGTCCGGTCGCAGGCAACTGGAAATTGCGAACAACCGCTACGATGCAGGCCTCGTCACGTATCTCGACGTGGCAACGGCCGAGAACACCTGGCTCGGGATCGAGCGGTCCGCGACGCGCCTTCGGGGTCAGCAACTGGTGGCGGTGGTCTCTCTCATCAAATCCCTTGGCGGTGGCTGGCAAGGGGCAGATAGGAATGGCCGTGGTTTCTGA
- a CDS encoding permease produces MLSSFSKYVVYDLFRMAPNTNLSGALEFFIYDTIKIFLLLMVIIFAISLVRSFFPPEKTRKILSHKREFIGNILAALLGVVTPFCSCSAVPLFIGFVEGGVPLGVTFSFLISSPMVNEVAIVLLWGLFGWKVTALYIGTGLCVAMLGGYIIGKLKLERWVEEYVYQMHMGEGQELGPQTFRDRIDYAKSNTKEILGKIWFYVIIAIGIGGFIHGYVPEDFLVKYAGKGNIFAVPIAVALGVPLYSNAAGVIPIVYALMQKGLTLGTTLAFMMAVTALSLPEMIILRKVLKVRLLAVFVGIMTVTIMAVGYLFNAIM; encoded by the coding sequence ATGCTGAGTAGCTTTTCAAAATATGTAGTCTACGATCTTTTCAGAATGGCTCCGAACACTAATCTTTCCGGCGCCCTGGAATTCTTCATCTACGACACGATCAAGATTTTCCTCCTTCTTATGGTTATCATCTTCGCCATCTCCCTGGTAAGGAGCTTCTTCCCTCCGGAAAAGACAAGGAAGATCCTTTCTCACAAGAGGGAATTCATAGGGAACATACTCGCTGCCCTGCTCGGGGTGGTGACTCCCTTTTGCTCATGCTCGGCAGTGCCCCTTTTCATCGGGTTCGTGGAAGGGGGCGTGCCCCTGGGTGTCACTTTTTCGTTTCTCATCTCGTCGCCTATGGTCAATGAGGTGGCGATCGTCCTGCTCTGGGGGCTCTTCGGGTGGAAGGTAACCGCCCTCTATATCGGTACAGGCCTCTGTGTAGCCATGCTCGGCGGGTATATAATAGGAAAGCTGAAACTCGAGAGATGGGTGGAAGAGTATGTCTATCAGATGCATATGGGCGAGGGCCAGGAGCTGGGACCGCAAACCTTCAGGGACCGGATCGACTACGCGAAATCGAATACGAAGGAGATCCTCGGTAAGATCTGGTTCTATGTGATCATCGCCATCGGCATCGGAGGATTCATTCACGGTTATGTGCCCGAGGACTTTCTCGTCAAATACGCGGGAAAGGGGAATATTTTTGCTGTCCCCATCGCCGTGGCCCTTGGGGTGCCTCTTTATTCAAATGCCGCGGGTGTGATCCCCATAGTGTACGCCCTCATGCAGAAAGGGTTGACCCTCGGCACCACGCTCGCCTTTATGATGGCGGTCACCGCCCTGTCGCTGCCGGAAATGATCATTTTGCGAAAGGTTCTCAAAGTGAGGCTCCTGGCGGTTTTTGTGGGTATCATGACCGTGACTATAATGGCGGTGGGATATCTCTTTAACGCGATCATGTAG
- a CDS encoding thioredoxin family protein: MTLFNVKRTYLWVALLTAALAVICLPWPAAAQSKGAKTPLPAKAIPLMVDVGAKKCIPCKMMAPILEDLKKEYEGIFMVEFIDVWENPEASDKYRVRGIPTQIFYDASGKEFYRHTGYFSKEQILDTFRKQGFDVKKPGKQEKGRTS; the protein is encoded by the coding sequence ATGACATTATTTAACGTGAAGAGAACATATCTATGGGTTGCGCTGCTGACGGCTGCACTCGCGGTAATTTGTCTGCCATGGCCCGCAGCCGCACAGAGCAAAGGCGCGAAGACGCCGCTTCCCGCAAAGGCCATCCCTCTCATGGTGGACGTAGGGGCGAAGAAATGTATTCCCTGCAAGATGATGGCGCCTATTTTGGAAGACCTGAAAAAGGAATATGAAGGGATCTTCATGGTGGAGTTCATAGACGTATGGGAAAACCCCGAAGCCTCGGACAAATACCGCGTACGGGGCATACCGACCCAGATATTCTATGATGCATCGGGAAAGGAGTTTTACCGCCATACGGGATACTTCTCCAAGGAACAGATACTCGACACTTTCAGGAAACAAGGCTTTGACGTGAAGAAGCCGGGTAAACAGGAGAAAGGCCGGACGTCATGA
- a CDS encoding thioredoxin domain-containing protein, translating into MSSVLVWLIGKRYIINVILALLAVSIEVFYSICGGSCSYLKGEVFGMGLQYIGIAYMAFIIFLSITKKDRLLILVLSAGVAVEVYLVGFHVWYDTYCPYCLAFGGTLMVMFLLNIRKDRLKPALLSGVIALALFSFFFKGSATPVYAAETLVPSFGSGKVMVRLYTDYFCPPCRGAEPKIEPLIAELVKKNIINLTFVDTPLYKASPLYGRYFVYILNEKKDLDLALKARSVLMDAAREDIGDQSKLEEYLTNKGIKFTPFDAKQTFNVINGYLKEDKIISTPSCVVVQDGKAAKYTGGTDIVNALEGLKQAAKKKP; encoded by the coding sequence ATGAGCAGCGTTCTCGTGTGGCTCATAGGGAAAAGATACATCATCAATGTGATTCTCGCCCTTCTGGCGGTGAGTATCGAGGTCTTCTACAGTATCTGCGGAGGTTCGTGCTCGTACCTCAAGGGCGAGGTCTTCGGTATGGGCCTTCAGTACATCGGGATTGCCTATATGGCCTTCATCATCTTTTTGAGCATCACTAAGAAAGACAGGCTTCTCATCCTCGTCCTTTCGGCGGGGGTGGCGGTTGAAGTATATCTTGTGGGATTCCATGTGTGGTATGACACGTACTGCCCTTACTGTCTCGCATTCGGAGGAACGCTCATGGTCATGTTTTTGTTGAACATCCGTAAAGACCGGTTGAAGCCGGCCCTTCTCTCGGGGGTGATCGCCCTCGCTCTCTTTTCTTTCTTTTTCAAAGGTTCCGCGACACCCGTATATGCAGCGGAGACCCTTGTCCCTTCCTTCGGGTCCGGGAAAGTGATGGTAAGGCTCTATACAGACTACTTCTGCCCGCCCTGCAGGGGCGCGGAACCTAAAATAGAACCGTTGATCGCCGAACTGGTGAAGAAGAATATCATCAACCTCACCTTTGTCGATACGCCTCTCTACAAGGCATCTCCCCTCTATGGCCGGTATTTTGTCTACATATTGAATGAGAAGAAAGATCTTGACCTTGCCCTGAAAGCGCGGTCCGTCCTTATGGACGCAGCGCGCGAAGATATAGGGGATCAGTCGAAACTGGAAGAATACCTGACGAACAAAGGCATAAAATTCACTCCCTTCGACGCAAAACAGACCTTCAACGTCATAAACGGTTATCTCAAGGAAGACAAGATAATATCGACGCCCAGCTGCGTGGTGGTACAGGACGGCAAGGCGGCAAAATATACCGGTGGGACGGATATCGTGAACGCCCTGGAGGGCCTGAAACAGGCCGCTAAGAAGAAGCCATGA
- a CDS encoding thioredoxin family protein — translation MKKIQILGTGCAKCVKLAANAEQAAKSAGIEVEIQKVTDIKEIMGYGVMMTPGLVVDGVVKTVGKVLSPEEIKKFL, via the coding sequence ATGAAGAAGATACAGATATTGGGAACAGGGTGTGCAAAATGTGTGAAGCTCGCCGCCAACGCGGAACAGGCAGCCAAGTCGGCCGGGATAGAGGTTGAGATTCAGAAGGTAACTGACATTAAGGAGATCATGGGCTATGGCGTTATGATGACGCCGGGTCTCGTGGTGGACGGCGTGGTGAAAACAGTAGGAAAGGTTCTGTCACCCGAGGAGATCAAGAAGTTCCTCTAA
- a CDS encoding metalloregulator ArsR/SmtB family transcription factor: MEQTIQLYKALSEEMRLRILMLLTHGELCVCDLMAIFDEPQSKISRHLAYLRNSGLVNSKRVGTWMHYSIKEPLHDVAGAQLDFIRERLSSLGWSKADMAKMEEVKAKKICEAGGTKTASPVPPEGAATRRAEGRKK, encoded by the coding sequence GTGGAACAGACCATTCAATTGTACAAAGCCCTTTCCGAAGAGATGCGGCTCAGGATCCTCATGCTCCTCACTCACGGCGAGCTGTGCGTGTGCGATCTCATGGCGATCTTCGACGAGCCGCAATCCAAAATATCCCGGCACCTCGCATACTTAAGAAATTCAGGACTGGTGAACAGTAAACGGGTGGGTACGTGGATGCACTATTCCATAAAAGAACCACTCCATGATGTGGCGGGAGCTCAGCTCGACTTTATCCGGGAACGCCTGTCTTCCCTCGGTTGGTCTAAAGCGGATATGGCAAAGATGGAAGAAGTAAAGGCGAAGAAGATATGTGAGGCAGGAGGCACGAAAACAGCGTCGCCCGTTCCGCCCGAAGGCGCAGCGACGAGAAGAGCCGAAGGCCGCAAAAAATAA
- a CDS encoding metalloregulator ArsR/SmtB family transcription factor, protein MLTFEEAEIRSKVIKAMAHPVRLMIVDALKDGETTFAKINKMFESDKSTISKHLLVLKDAGILSSRKAGIEMIYRLETPCIVDFFGCVTGVIENNVKRQQICLCKK, encoded by the coding sequence ATGCTCACTTTTGAGGAAGCTGAAATTCGAAGCAAGGTCATAAAGGCCATGGCTCACCCCGTTCGCCTTATGATCGTGGACGCGCTGAAAGACGGCGAGACAACATTTGCGAAGATCAATAAGATGTTCGAGTCCGACAAGTCGACCATATCGAAGCACCTGCTGGTACTCAAGGATGCGGGCATCCTCTCTTCGCGGAAGGCGGGGATAGAGATGATATACCGCCTCGAAACGCCATGTATCGTCGATTTCTTTGGCTGTGTCACGGGCGTCATAGAGAATAATGTAAAGAGACAGCAAATCTGTCTGTGTAAGAAATAA
- a CDS encoding efflux RND transporter permease subunit, which produces MWIVKLALRRPYTFLVAALVLLLLAPLVMLRTPTDIFPEVNIPVIGVVWTYNGLNAKEMEDRVLYNHERMISTLVNDIEHIESTAYNGVGVIKVFLQPGGSVSDGIAQITASGQAVLRFLPPGIIPPFIIRYNASSVPILQYSIASKKFSEQELQDMAMNYVKIGLSSIRGASVPYPAGGKARLVAVDIDQAAMQAKNVTSQEVVSAFNAQNFVLPSGSAKIGVTEYNISINSNVAALAALNDLPVKTVNGAVIRIGDVAQVHDGYAPQQNVVRLDGVRGVLLTVLKSGAASTLAVVDSVKKTMPRILSGLPPELEAKEFADQSLFVRAAVNGVVKEGVIAAVLTAVMILLFLGSWRSTFIIALSIPLSVLTSLVLLSALGETINLMTLGGLALAVGILVDDATVEIENIHRQMARGKPNVQAILDGAQEIALPALVSTLCICIVFVPMFFLAGVSRYLFVPLAEAVVFAMLASYVLSRTLIPTLVMWFYRNIEYRGHAAEPGAVTPWLRPFVKLQGSFERGFTRFREGYRRTLGAVLAHRTVFAILFLAFCAGSLFLIPGLGQDFFPSVDAGQFRLHVRAPGGTRIEETVRFVDRVEAVIREEVPAGELSGILDNIGMPSGGLPLVYIDNGLTGARDADILVSLNHGHRPTEGYIRRLRTRFNRGFPGAIFYFLPADIVNQTINFGLPAPFDIQIVGRDRDKSRAIAAGLAEKIRRIPGAVDVRVQQTADQPEFRFAVDRTKASQIGLTERDVATSVLLSLSGSSQTQPTFWLNAKNGIQYPVSVRVPEHPMDSLAALNSIPVKAGQPDKSVPQILANVATVDRIAASPVFSHYNVMPVIDVFGGVSGRDLGGVLRDIKPIVEAARKQLPKGSFIMLRGQADTMNTSFTGLAIGLVLAVAFIYLLLVVFFQSWLDPFIIITALPGALAGVVWGLYLTFTTLSVPALMGAIMSLGVATANSVLVVSFARTHLKEGADALTSAWEAGIGRLRPVLMTALAMVIGMFPMALALGEGGEQNAPLGRAVIGGLVLATVATIFFVPVVFSLLHRKSPQALQAKGAGSIETKTNEVLP; this is translated from the coding sequence ATGTGGATTGTAAAACTCGCCTTACGCAGGCCCTACACCTTTCTGGTGGCTGCGCTGGTGCTTTTACTACTGGCGCCGTTGGTAATGCTTCGCACGCCGACGGACATATTCCCGGAGGTCAACATTCCGGTTATCGGCGTGGTCTGGACCTACAATGGTCTGAACGCCAAGGAGATGGAAGACCGCGTCCTTTACAACCATGAGCGCATGATAAGCACCCTGGTCAACGATATCGAGCATATCGAGTCGACCGCCTACAACGGGGTGGGGGTGATCAAGGTATTCCTGCAGCCGGGCGGCTCGGTCTCGGACGGGATAGCCCAGATTACGGCCAGCGGGCAGGCGGTTCTGCGATTTCTCCCGCCGGGGATCATCCCGCCCTTCATTATCAGGTACAATGCGTCCTCGGTACCAATCCTCCAGTACAGTATTGCAAGCAAGAAATTCTCCGAGCAGGAACTGCAGGACATGGCGATGAACTACGTCAAGATCGGCCTTTCATCCATCAGGGGCGCCTCCGTGCCCTATCCCGCCGGCGGGAAAGCCAGGCTTGTCGCCGTAGATATAGATCAGGCGGCGATGCAGGCAAAGAACGTGACCTCTCAGGAGGTGGTCAGCGCCTTCAATGCCCAGAACTTTGTCCTTCCCAGCGGCTCTGCGAAAATAGGAGTAACAGAGTACAACATCTCCATAAACAGCAATGTAGCGGCCCTCGCGGCGCTTAACGACCTTCCCGTTAAAACGGTGAACGGAGCGGTAATCAGGATCGGTGATGTGGCGCAGGTGCATGACGGCTATGCACCTCAGCAGAATGTAGTACGCCTGGACGGCGTGCGCGGTGTGCTTCTTACCGTCTTAAAGAGCGGCGCGGCGTCGACCTTGGCCGTCGTGGACAGCGTGAAGAAGACCATGCCGCGAATCTTAAGCGGCCTCCCCCCCGAGTTGGAGGCCAAGGAATTCGCCGACCAATCGCTTTTTGTCCGCGCCGCGGTAAATGGCGTGGTCAAAGAGGGCGTGATCGCCGCGGTGCTCACCGCGGTAATGATCCTGCTTTTCTTAGGCTCATGGCGAAGCACGTTCATTATAGCCCTTTCCATCCCTCTTTCCGTGCTTACCTCTCTCGTCCTTTTGAGCGCCCTGGGAGAGACCATCAACCTTATGACCTTAGGAGGGCTTGCCCTGGCAGTCGGCATTCTGGTGGACGACGCCACGGTCGAGATCGAGAACATCCATCGCCAGATGGCGCGGGGCAAGCCGAACGTGCAGGCGATCCTCGATGGAGCGCAGGAAATAGCCCTGCCGGCGCTGGTTTCAACACTGTGCATCTGCATCGTCTTCGTGCCCATGTTCTTTCTCGCGGGAGTGTCGCGTTATCTCTTCGTGCCCCTCGCCGAAGCGGTCGTATTTGCCATGCTTGCAAGCTACGTGCTTTCGAGAACACTCATCCCGACCCTGGTCATGTGGTTCTACCGCAACATTGAATATCGGGGCCATGCGGCCGAGCCGGGCGCTGTCACACCCTGGCTGCGCCCCTTCGTGAAGCTGCAGGGGAGCTTCGAGCGGGGCTTCACCCGTTTCCGGGAAGGCTACCGTCGAACGCTGGGCGCGGTATTGGCGCATCGCACTGTTTTCGCAATCCTCTTCCTCGCGTTTTGCGCCGGCAGTCTGTTTCTTATACCCGGGCTCGGCCAGGACTTCTTTCCGTCAGTCGACGCGGGCCAGTTCCGGCTGCATGTGCGCGCGCCCGGAGGGACGCGCATCGAAGAGACCGTACGGTTTGTGGACCGCGTCGAGGCAGTGATCCGGGAAGAGGTGCCGGCCGGTGAGCTTTCAGGCATCCTCGACAATATCGGCATGCCCTCGGGGGGCCTCCCGCTCGTTTACATCGATAATGGCCTCACGGGAGCTCGCGACGCCGACATCCTCGTCTCCCTGAACCATGGCCACCGTCCGACCGAAGGCTACATAAGACGCTTGCGCACTCGCTTCAACCGAGGCTTTCCCGGAGCCATCTTCTATTTTCTGCCCGCCGACATCGTGAACCAGACGATCAACTTCGGTCTGCCTGCACCCTTCGATATCCAGATCGTCGGCAGGGACCGCGATAAGAGCCGTGCCATCGCGGCAGGCCTTGCTGAAAAGATCCGCCGGATTCCGGGAGCGGTGGACGTGCGCGTACAGCAAACCGCCGATCAGCCCGAGTTCCGCTTTGCCGTCGATAGGACCAAGGCATCCCAAATCGGCCTTACCGAGCGCGATGTGGCCACCTCGGTGCTCTTGAGCTTAAGCGGCAGCAGTCAGACACAGCCCACCTTCTGGCTCAATGCGAAAAACGGCATTCAGTACCCGGTGAGCGTCCGGGTGCCCGAGCACCCCATGGACTCTCTGGCCGCGCTCAACTCGATACCGGTGAAAGCCGGTCAGCCGGATAAAAGCGTACCGCAAATTCTCGCGAACGTCGCTACCGTTGACCGGATAGCCGCATCACCCGTCTTTTCCCATTACAACGTGATGCCCGTAATCGACGTCTTCGGCGGCGTAAGCGGCCGGGACCTGGGAGGAGTGCTGCGAGACATTAAACCGATAGTCGAGGCGGCAAGAAAGCAATTGCCGAAGGGCAGTTTTATCATGCTGCGCGGACAGGCGGATACGATGAACACCAGCTTTACCGGGCTGGCCATAGGGCTCGTACTGGCCGTGGCGTTTATATACCTTCTGCTGGTCGTCTTCTTTCAAAGCTGGCTCGACCCCTTTATCATCATCACTGCCCTTCCCGGCGCTCTGGCGGGGGTGGTGTGGGGGCTCTATCTCACATTTACCACGCTCAGCGTTCCCGCCCTGATGGGCGCGATTATGAGCCTCGGGGTGGCGACGGCGAACTCCGTTCTTGTAGTGAGTTTCGCGCGAACCCACCTCAAAGAGGGCGCTGACGCCCTGACTTCGGCCTGGGAAGCCGGTATCGGCCGGCTGCGGCCTGTGCTTATGACGGCATTAGCCATGGTCATCGGGATGTTCCCCATGGCGCTCGCACTCGGTGAGGGCGGCGAGCAGAACGCTCCTCTCGGCCGGGCGGTAATCGGAGGCCTGGTGCTCGCCACCGTTGCAACGATCTTTTTCGTACCCGTCGTCTTCAGTCTGCTGCACCGGAAGAGCCCGCAAGCTCTGCAAGCCAAGGGGGCTGGTTCCATTGAAACCAAAACTAATGAGGTGCTGCCATGA